One Betta splendens chromosome 16, fBetSpl5.4, whole genome shotgun sequence genomic window carries:
- the chd4b gene encoding chromodomain-helicase-DNA-binding protein 4 isoform X4, protein MSCSEDDRDDFGADERSLLHDEDEPEDAASDVDEVPKTKKKKKAKKSSRESRSSKRQRPPREELHVSSPEHLIGIEAAERDADEGGVRSESEGSDYAPGRKKKKRSGSAKDKKKGGTSAEKGSSSSKSKRKEPEPDEDEDEDDDCQPKSSAQLFEAWGMKDIDHVFTQEDYSSLTNYKAFSQFVRPLIAAKNPKIAVSKMMTLMMAKWREFSTNNPLKGCATANAALAAANVAAVVENMVVAGTEGGSETVAATSLTTAPTPVAASTPAAAPAAPAPPLRKAKTKEGKGPNARKKSKPASKPPPKPKPKKVAPLKIKLGGLNSKRKRSSSDEDEQDVDSDFDDGNFSVSDGSSRSSRLKKKPKSAKKKKKVETEDGDGYETDHQDYCEVCQQGGEIILCDTCPRAYHMVCLDPDMEKAPEGKWSCPHCEKEGIQWEARDDLSEGEGEDEEDRRDEGVEEEDDHHIEYCRVCKDGGELLCCDTCPSSYHIHCLNPPLPEIPNGEWICPRCKCLPMKGKVQKVLTWRWGEPPAPTPVPRPADLPADAPDPKPLVGRREREFFVKWCNMSYWHCSWVQELQLELNCQVMFRNYQRKTDMDEPPPVDFGGEGDDDKSTKRKNKDPLFVRMEEEFYRYGVKMEWLMIHRILNHSVDKKNNVHYLIKWRDLPYDQSTWEMEDMDIPEFDTYKQTYWNHRELMVGEEGRPGKKLKKPVKVKKAERPPANPIVDPTIKFDRQPEYLDSTGGTLHPYQLEGLNWLRFSWAQATDTILADEMGLGKTVQTAVFLYSLYKEGHSKGPFLVSAPLSTIINWEREFEMWAPDMYVVTYVGDKDSRAVIRENEFSFEGNAIRGGKKASKMKKDSTVKFHVLLTSYELITIDQAVLGSIEWACLVVDEAHRLKNNQSKFFRVLNNYPLQHKLLLTGTPLQNNLEELFHLLNFLTPERFNNLEGFLEEFADIAKEDQIKKLHDMLGPHMLRRLKADVFKHMPSKTELIVRVELSPMQKKYYKFILTRNFEALNTRGGGNQVSLLNVVMDLKKCCNHPYLFPAAATEAPKLPNGMYEGNALTKSSGKLMLLQKMMRKLKDGGHRVLVFSQMTKMLDLLEDFLENEGYKYERIDGGVTGNLRQEAIDRFNAPGAPQFAFLLSTRAGGLGINLASADTVIIYDSDWNPHNDIQAFSRAHRIGQNRKVMIYRFVTKASVEERITQVAKKKMMLTHLVVRPGLGSKTGSMSKQELDDILKFGTEELFKDEVGDGDNKEDDSSVIHYDDQAISRLLDRNQDATDDTELQSMNEYLSSFKVAQYVVKDEDDEEEVEREVIKQEESVDPDYWEKLLRHHYEQQQEDLARNLGKGKRTRKPVNYNDGSQEDREWQEDQSDNQSDYSVASEEGDEDFDERSEANARRPNRKGLRNDRDKPLPPLLARVGGNIEVLGFNARQRKAFLNAVMRYGMPPQDAFTNQWLVRDLRGKSEKEFKAYVSLFMRHLCEPGADGAETFADGVPREGLSRQHVLTRIGVMSLIRKKVQEFEHVNGQWSMPWMAELEENKRAAALAAGEDPKTPSSGTPADTQPNTPVPEDLSKSEDKEDLKKEDEEGKGAKKMDDPEIIEIPDESEKSPVMEKKEGDADSAAGKEEKEKETGDRNEGKEKEAEDVSKDRDKTSETEKETLSDVKGEATESKMDSDECKAEEGKDEKTGTISPSEEKKEPKEEKDSLKTDEPGKLQNGENVKDSGTAAPVVNVSEEKKKATKQRFMFNIADGGFTELHSLWQNEERAATVTKKTFEIWHRRHDYWLLAGIIQHGYARWQDVQNDVRFAILNEPFKGEMSRGNFLEIKNKFLARRFKLLEQALVIEEQLRRAAYLNMTEDPAHPSMALNTRFSEVECLAESHQHLSKESMSGNKPANAVLHKVLKQLEELLSDMKADVTRLPATIARIPPVAVRLQMSERNILSRLASRGPDVTAQSQSQTSQMQVPR, encoded by the exons ATGTCGTGCAGCGAGGACGACAGGGACGACTTTGGAGCGGACGAGCGCTCACTTCTCCACG ATGAGGACGAGCCGGAGGATGCTGCGTCTGACGTAGACGAGGTGccgaagacgaagaagaagaagaaggcgaagAAGAGCAGCCgagagagcaggagcagcaagAGGCAGAGGCCCCCGAGAGAG GAGTTGCACGTCAGCTCCCCAGAGCACCTGATTGGCAttgaagcagcagagagagatgcaGACGAGGGAGGTGTGCGGTCAGAGAGTGAAGGAAGTGATTATGCCCccgggaggaaaaaaaagaaacgctCCGGCTCTgccaaagacaagaagaaaGGAGGTACATCAGCAGAGAAAGGATCATCCAGCTCAAAGAGCAAACGCAAAGAGCCAGAACcagacgaggatgaggatgaggatgacgaTTGTCAG CCTAAAAGCTCTGCCCAGCTGTTTGAGGCCTGGGGCATGAAGGACATTGACCATGTCTTTACTCAGGAAGACTACAGCTCCCTCACCAACTACAAGGCCTTCAGCCAgtttgtcag GCCTTTAATTGCAGCCAAAAATCCCAAAATTGCTGTGTCTAAGATGATGACTTTGATGATGGCTAAGTGGAGGGAGTTCAGCACAAACAACCCTCTGAAG GGTTGTGCCACTGCCAATGCAGCTCTGGCAGCTGCCAACGTGGCTGCAGTTGTGGAAAACATGGTGGTGGCAGGGACAGAGGGGGGGTCAGAAACCGTTGCTGCTACTTCACTAACAACTGCTCCTACTCCTGTCGCTGCTTcgacacctgctgcagcaccagcgGCCCCGGCACCTCCACTCCGCAAAGCCAAGACCAAAGAGGGCAAAG gcCCCAATGCTCGCAAGAAGTCAAAGCCTGCGTCTAAGCCTCCACCGAAGCCCAAACCCAAGAAGGTGGCACCACTCAAGATCAAGCTTGGGGGACTCAACAGCAAGAGGAAACGCTCCTCT AGTGATGAAGATGAACAAGATGTGGACAGTGACTTTGATGATGGGAATTTCTCAGTGTCAGATGGCTCCAGCCGCAGCAGTCGTCTTAAGAAAAAGCCCAAGAgtgcaaagaaaaagaagaaag TGGAGACGGAGGACGGCGACGGCTATGAGACAGACCACCAGGACTACTGTGAAGTGTGCCAGCAGGGAGGAGAGATCATTTTGTGTGACACCTGCCCCAGAGCTTATCACATGGTCTGTCTGGACCCTGACATGGAGAAAGCACCAGAGGGCAAGTGGAGCTGCCCACACTGC GAGAAGGAGGGGATCCAGTGGGAGGCCAGGGATGATCTCTCTGAGGGcgaaggagaggatgaggaagacaGGAGAGatgaaggagtggaggaggaagacgaccacCACATTGAGTACTGCCGGGTGTGCAAGGATGGAGGGGAGCTGCTTTGCTGTGACACCTGCCCCTCCTCCTATCACATCCACTGCCTCAACCCTCCTCTCCCTGAAATCCCCAATGGAGAATGGATCTGCCCCCGCTGCAAA TGTCTACCAATGAAGGGAAAAGTCCAAAAGGTCTTGACTTGGCGCTGGGGAGAGCCGCCAGCTCCCACACCTGTTCCACGACCTGCTGATCTTCCTGCTGATGCTCCTGATCCGAAACCCCTGGTGGGCCGCAGGGAGAGGGAGTTCTTTGTCAAATGGTGCAATATGTCCTACTGGCACTGCTCCTGGGTGCAGGAGCTACAG TTGGAGCTGAACTGCCAGGTGATGTTTCGTAATTACCAGAGGAAAACAGACATGGATGAACCTCCGCCTGTGGACTTTGGAGGCGAGGGTGATGATGATAAAAGCacaaagaggaagaacaaagaTCCTCTTTTTGTCCGCATGGAAGAGGAATTTTACCGTTATGGAGTTAAGATGGAGTGGCTGATGATTCACCGCATCCTCAACCACAG tGTTGACAAGAAGAACAACGTACATTACTTGATCAAATGGAGAGATCTGCCCTACGATCAGTCAACCTGGGAAATGGAAGACATGGATATTCCAGAGTTCGACACCTACAAACAGACATATTGGAATCACAG AGAGCTGATGGTGGGTGAAGAAGGCAGACCTGgcaagaagctgaagaagccaGTAAAAGTCAAGAAGGCAGAGCGGCCTCCTGCTAATCCAATTGTAGAT CCCACTATCAAGTTTGATCGACAGCCGGAGTACCTGGACAGCACAGGGGGCACTCTGCATCCCTACCAGCTAGAGGGGTTGAACTGGCTGAGATTTTCCTGGGCCCAGGCCACAGATACGATCCTGGCCGATGAAATGGGTTTAGGCAAAACTGTACAGACAGCGGTCTTCCTCTACTCACTGTACAAGGAG GGTCACTCCAAAGGTCCTTTCCTGGTCAGTGCTCCCCTGTCCACCATTATTAATTGGGAGAGAGAATTTGAGATGTGGGCCCCTGACATGTATGTGGTGACCTACGTAGGGGACAAAGAcagcagggctgtcatcagagAGAATGAGTTCTCTTTTGAAGGGAATGCCATCCGAGGTGGAAAGAAGGCATCCAAGATGAAG AAAGACTCAACTGTGAAGTTCCATGTTCTGTTGACATCTTATGAGTTGATAACAATTGATCAGGCAGTGCTGGGTTCCATTGAATGGGCCTGTTTGGTTGTGGATGAAGCGCACAGACTCAAGAACAACCAGTCAAAG TTCTTCCGAGTGTTGAATAACTACCCGCTgcaacacaagctgctgctgaccgGCACCCCTCTCCAGAACAACCTGGAAGAACTTTTCCATTTGCTTAACTTCCTGACCCCAGAGAGATTCAA CAACCTGGAAGGCTTTCTGGAGGAGTTTGCGGACATTGCCAAAGAGGACCAGATCAAGAAGCTCCATGACATGCTGGGACCACACATGCTCAGGAGGCTGAAGGCTGATGTTTTCAAACACATGCCATCAAAGACTGAGCTCATTGTCAGAGTGGAGCTGAGCCCCATGCAAAA GAAATACTACAAGTTCATTCTAACTCGTAACTTTGAGGCCCTAAACACTCGTGGAGGAGGAAACCAAGTCTCTCTGCTGAATGTGGTGATGGACCTTAAAAAGTGCTGCAATCACCCCTACctctttcctgcagctgctACG GAGGCACCAAAGCTTCCAAATGGCATGTACGAGGGCAATGCTCTCACAAAATCTTCAGGAAAACTGATGCTTCTTCAAAAGATGATGAGGAAACTGAAGGACGGGGGCCACAGAGTTCTGGTCTTCTCTCAGATGACTAAAATGCTGGACCTACTAGAGGACTTCCTGGAAAATGAGGGATACAAATACGAGAGAATTGATGGAGGAGTCACTGGCAACTTGAGACAGGAGGCCATCGACCGTTTTAATG CTCCTGGTGCTCCCCAGTTTGCTTTTCTCCTCTCCACCAGAGCTGGTGGTTTGGGCATTAATCTTGCATCTGCCGACACTGTGATCATCTATGACTCTGACTGGAACCCCCACAATGACATTCAG gcctTTAGCAGAGCTCACCGTATTGGGCAGAACAGGAAGGTGATGATCTATCGCTTTGTCACTAAAGCTtctgtggaggagaggatcACACAG GTGGCAAAGAAGAAGATGATGCTCACCCACCTGGTGGTGCGACCTGGCCTCGGCTCAAAAACAGGCTCCATGTCCAAGCAGGAGCTCGATGATATCCTCAAGTTTGGAACTGAAGAGTTGTTCAAAGATGAAGTTGGAGATG GGGACAACAAGGAGGATGACAGCAGTGTGATCCACTATGATGACCAGGCGATTTCACGCTTGCTGGACAGGAACCAGGATGCCACAGATGACACCGAGCTTCAGAGCATGAACGAGTACCTCAGCTCTTTTAAAGTGGCCCAGTACGTGGTtaaagatgaagatgacgaG gaggaggtggaaaggGAGGTGATCAAACAGGAAGAAAGCGTTGACCCTGATTACTGGGAGAAATTGCTTCGACACCACTatgagcagcaacaggaggaCCTTGCCCGCAATCTGGGCAAAGGCAAAAGAACTCGAAAGCCGGTCAACTACAATGACGGCTCCCAGGAGGACCGAG AGTGGCAAGAGGATCAGTCAGACAACCAGTCTGATTACTCTGTAGCTTCAGAGGAGGGTGATGAAGACTTTGATGAGAGGTCTGAAG CTAACGCTCGCAGACCGAACCGCAAAGGGCTAAGGAATGACAGGGACAAACCTCTGCCTCCACTCTTGGCCAGAGTGGGCGGAAACATTGAG GTGTTGGGCTTCAATGCTCGCCAGAGAAAAGCATTCTTGAATGCAGTGATGCGCTATGGGATGCCTCCACAGGATGCTTTCACCAATCAGTGGCTTGTCAGGGACCTCAGAGGGAAATCTGAGAAAGAATTCAA AGCTTACGTGTCCCTGTTCATGCGTCATCTTTGTGAGCCGGGGGCTGATGGAGCCGAGACCTTTGCAGATGGCGTTCCACGTGAGGGTCTGTCAAGGCAGCACGTGCTTACTCGCATTGGTGTCATGTCCCTCATAAGGAAGAAG GTGCAGGAGTTTGAGCATGTGAACGGTCAGTGGTCAATGCCTTGgatggcagagctggaggaaaacaaaagggCTGCAGCTTTGGCTGCTGGTGAAGACCCCAAAACCCCTTCTAGTGGGACACCCGCAGACACACAGCCCAACACACCAGTCCCAG AGGATTTGTCTAAATCTGAGGACAAGGAAGACCTGaagaaggaggatgaggagggaaaaGGAGCCAAGAAAATGGATGATCCAGAG ATTATTGAAATCCCAGATGAGTCGGAAAAGTCCCCTGTGATGGAGAAGAAAGAAGGAGATGCTGATTCCGCTGCaggaaaagaggagaaagagaaggagacaggagacagaaatGAAGGGAAGGAGAAGGAAGCTGAAGATGTgagcaaagacagagacaaaacttcagagacagagaaggagactCTGAGTGACGTCAAGGGTGAGGCTACAGAGAGCAAGATGGATTCAGACGAGTGTAAAG CTGAGGAAGGCAAGGATGAAAAAACTGGTACTATTTCCCCTTCAGAAGAAAAGAAAG AGccaaaggaggagaaggacagtTTGAAAACAGACGAGCCTGGTAAACTGCAGAACGGGGAGAATGTGAAAGATTCTGGAACAGCTGCGCCGGTGGTTAACGTCAgcgaagagaagaagaaagccaCCAAGCAGAGGTTCATGTTCAACATCGCAGACGGAGGATTCACAG AGCTTCACTCTCTGTGGCAGAATGAAGAGCGGGCCGCCACCGTCACCAAGAAGACCTTTGAGATTTGGCATCGTCGCCATGACTACTGGCTGCTGGCTGGTATCATACA ACACGGTTACGCTCGGTGGCAGGATGTGCAGAACGATGTGAGGTTTGCTATCCTGAACGAGCCCTTCAAAGGGGAAATGAGCAGAGGAAACTTCCTTGAGATCAAGAACAAGTTTCTGGCTCGCAGGTTTAAG CTGCTGGAGCAGGCGCTGGTGATTGAGGAACAGTTGCGCCGGGCGGCCTACCTCAACATGACTGAGGACCCAGCCCACCCCTCTATGGCCCTCAACACCCGCTTCAGTGAGGTGGAGTGTCTCGCCGAGTCTCACCAGCACCTCAGTAAGGAGTCCATGTCTGGAAACAAGCCTGCCAATGCAGTGTTGCATAAAG